One Paroedura picta isolate Pp20150507F chromosome 3, Ppicta_v3.0, whole genome shotgun sequence genomic window carries:
- the AQP5 gene encoding aquaporin-5, with translation MRKEICTIAFARAVLAEFLATLIFVFFGLASALKWPSALPSILQISLAFGLAIGTMVQTFGPVSGGHINPAVTIAFFVGNQISFLRTLFYIVAQLVGGIAGAGILYGVTPANVRGNLAVNALSNNTSAAQGVVVEMILTFQLVICIFASTDSRRRDNVGSPALSIGLSVTLGHLVGIYFTGCSMNPARSFAPAVVIGRFSPAHWVFWVGPICGGILASLLYNYLLMPHSMNLSDRVAIVKGTYESEEEWEEKEKSMEMSSP, from the exons ATGAGGAAAGAAATCTGTACCATTGCTTTTGCCCGTGCCGTCCTGGCCGAATTTTTGGCCACCTTGATTTTTGTCTTCTTCGGCTTAGCTTCTGCCCTGAAATGGCCTTCAGCGCTGCCCAGCATCCTCCAGATCTCCCTGGCTTTCGGCTTGGCCATCGGCACCATGGTCCAGACCTTTGGCCCCGTCAGCGGTGGCCACATCAACCCAGCCGTGACGATCGCCTTCTTTGTCGGCAACCAGATCTCTTTCCTCCGGACTCTGTTTTATATCGTGGCCCAGTTGGTGGGGGGCATTGCTGGAGCGGGCATCCTTTACGGAGTGACTCCTGCGAACGTCCGTGGCAACCTGGCGGTCAACGCG CTCAGCAACAACACCTCTGCAGcccaaggggtggtggtggagatgaTCCTCACCTTCCAGCTAGTCATATGCATCTTTGCCTCGACTGACAGCCGCCGCCGTGACAACGTGGGCTCCCCGGCCCTGTCTATCGGACTGTCCGTCACCCTGGGTCACCTGGTTGGG ATCTATTTCACTGGCTGCTCTATGAATCCAGCTAGGTCATTTGCTCCTGCTGTTGTCATCGGCCGATTCAGCCCTGCTCACTGG GTCTTCTGGGTGGGCCCCATCTGTGGGGGCATCCTGGCTTCTCTGCTTTACAACTACCTACTGATGCCCCACTCGATGAATCTGTCTGACAGAGTGGCCATTGTGAAAGGCACTTACGAGTCGGAAGAAgagtgggaggagaaggagaagagcatgGAAATGTCCTCCCCTTGA